A genomic stretch from Puntigrus tetrazona isolate hp1 chromosome 6, ASM1883169v1, whole genome shotgun sequence includes:
- the LOC122347353 gene encoding protein SPO16 homolog isoform X1 — MAIDTNTSWKTTLIISASPKCDEASQILLAQHHRIRRSDSILSSSFVSPLSGTAFLLLTPEEFPAKLENAEFLERIEKFVQVHRNSFLLLQAPVYGKREWEILSSVQNRFLGRNLRVIPVHSTADVVKGILVIAKATSKPSVVNLRDQMSLACTHIIDRSPVWGMLRGMEF, encoded by the exons ATGGCAATCGATACCAACACCTCTTGGAAAACAACACTTATAATCAGCGCCTCCCCTAAG TGTGATGAAGCCTCGCAGATTCTTCTAGCGCAGCACCACAGGATTCGCCGATCGGACAGTATTTTATCCTCTTCCTTTGTTTCCCCCTTGTCAg GTACAGCTTTCTTGCTGCTCACACCCGAGGAGTTTCCAGCTAAGCTTGAGAATGCAGAATTTTTGGAGAGAATTGAGAAATTTGTGCAGGTCCATAGGAACAGTTTTCTTCTGCTTCAAGCCCCAGTTTATGGAAAAAGGGAGTGGGAGATTTTATCGTCTGTGCAAAACAG atTTCTTGGCCGTAACCTCAGAGTCATACCTGTGCACAGCACTGCTGATGTAGTGAAGGGAATTCTGGTCATCGCCAAA GCCACAAGTAAACCCAGTGTGGTGAATTTGAGAGATCAGATGTCTTTGGCTTGTACTCACATCATTGATCGTAGCCCAGTTTGGGGAATGCTTCGAGGGATGGAGTTCTAG
- the LOC122347353 gene encoding protein SPO16 homolog isoform X2, with translation MAIDTNTSWKTTLIISASPKCDEASQILLAQHHRIRRSDSTAFLLLTPEEFPAKLENAEFLERIEKFVQVHRNSFLLLQAPVYGKREWEILSSVQNRFLGRNLRVIPVHSTADVVKGILVIAKATSKPSVVNLRDQMSLACTHIIDRSPVWGMLRGMEF, from the exons ATGGCAATCGATACCAACACCTCTTGGAAAACAACACTTATAATCAGCGCCTCCCCTAAG TGTGATGAAGCCTCGCAGATTCTTCTAGCGCAGCACCACAGGATTCGCCGATCGGACA GTACAGCTTTCTTGCTGCTCACACCCGAGGAGTTTCCAGCTAAGCTTGAGAATGCAGAATTTTTGGAGAGAATTGAGAAATTTGTGCAGGTCCATAGGAACAGTTTTCTTCTGCTTCAAGCCCCAGTTTATGGAAAAAGGGAGTGGGAGATTTTATCGTCTGTGCAAAACAG atTTCTTGGCCGTAACCTCAGAGTCATACCTGTGCACAGCACTGCTGATGTAGTGAAGGGAATTCTGGTCATCGCCAAA GCCACAAGTAAACCCAGTGTGGTGAATTTGAGAGATCAGATGTCTTTGGCTTGTACTCACATCATTGATCGTAGCCCAGTTTGGGGAATGCTTCGAGGGATGGAGTTCTAG